The region TGGCAGAGGGTCTACTGATTATATTAGGCAAGGCGCTACTAAATGTTTATTAGAAGGACAGTTTATAGTAGGTAAAGCTAATAAGTTACCACTACTATTGGAAGAACTTTCAATTGATTTAACCGATGGTACGGTGATCATTTCGCGTGAAATAAATCAAAGTGGTAAAAATGTTTGTCGAGTAAATGGCCGCTTGGTCAATACAACAGTTTTACGTGAAATTGGTACGTATTTAGTCGACATTCACGGTCAAAATGAGCATCAAGAATTAATGCAAGCTGACCATCATTTAAATTTGCTAGATCAATACGCCTCTGACCAGTTGCCAAACTTAAAAGAAACCTATAAACAAATTTATCAATCCTATAAAAAAACTTTAAAACGTGTTAAAAATAAGCAAACGAATGAAAAGGAGTTTGCTCAGCGACTAGATATGCTTACTTTTCAATCACAAGAAATCGAATCAGCAGATTTAAGAATTGGGGAAGAAAGCGAATTAAAAGAAGAGCGTCAGCGTTTGGCTAATTATCATAAAGTGATGGCAGCGTTGAATAATACTTACGATGCTTTATCAGGCGGTGAAACAAGTAGTTTAGATGGTGTCGGATTTGCTATGAATGAAATGATGGATATTGAAAATTTAGCAACAGAATATTCAGATATTTCGGAAACTATTAAAAATAGTTATTACCAATTGCAAGAAGTCGCTAATGAGGCATTGCGTTGTGTGGATGCTTTAGAAGTCGATGAGGGACGTTTAGATGAAATTGAAACGCGTTTGGATGTGATTCGTCAACTTAAGCGTAAGTATGGGGAGTCGGAAGAACAAATCCTCAGTTATTGGCAGGAGATTAATGAAGAATTATTAGCCTCAACCCAATTCGAGCAACAAAATGAGCAATTGGAAAAAGAATTAGCGACATTGGAAACGGCCTTAATTAAAGCGGCGGATGAATTAAGTCTTGAACGAAAAAAAGTTGCCCGCAAATTGGAGGAAGCTATTTTAAAAGAGTTAGCAGAACTTTATCTTGAAAAGACGCTGTTTGAAGTTCGCTTTTTTGAATCTGATAATCCAATCTATCAAGAAAGTGGACAAGATAGTGTTGAATTTTATATCACGACAAATCCAGGAGAGCCACTAAAACCCTTAGTTAAAGTTGCCTCAGGAGGCGAATTATCTCGAGTGATGTTGGCGCTTAAAACTATTTTTTCACAATTACATGGAATGACTAGTATTGTCTTTGATGAGGTAGATACAGGAGTTAGTGGTAGAGTGGCACAAGCCATTGCTAATAAAATTCATCAAATTTCACAGCGTTCGCAAGTTTTATGTATTACCCATCTCCCTCAGGTAGCAGCTGTAGCTGATACACAATATTATATTGAAAAAAATATTGTAGGGGAGCGTACAGAAACGTCACTGTATTTATTAACACATGACGAGCGAGTCTTGGAAGTAGGGCGAATGTTAGCTGGAGATGAAATTACACCGTTAACAATTGAACATGCCAAAGAACTTTTGGCGTTAGCCAAAAAATAAAAGCAGTCGTCTTTCGTAGACGACTGCTTTTATTTTTAAAATAGCATCATGACGCCACCAATTACGGCAGAACCGATAATTGAAATCAGCATAACCCAGACTACTACTTTTGTAATTTTTGAAAACGTACTTGGTTTTTTATCATACATAGGAAAACAACTCCTTTATCTAAATAATAATGGAATAAAGATAACCACTCAAGTTTACACCGAGTGGCTTACTTAAAGCAAGGTTTGTTAAAAAAATTTTTTCTTTTTTAAAATCCAAACTGTAAAGAGACTCAATAAACCAATAGCTAATAATAGCCACCAAAAAGCATGTTGATCATTTGAAAAAGGCAGAGCGACATTCATACCGTAGATCCCACCGATAATGGTTGGAATAGTTAAAATAATTGTGATGACTGTTAAAACTTTCATCACGATATTCATATTATTAGACACAATGGCAGAGAAAATATTTCCTAGTTGTGCTAATAGTTCAGTTTGAATTTTTACAGAGGCTAAAGCTTGTTTGGTTTCGATAATAATATCGAAGACCACGGTTAAACTGTCTTTTGAAGTCATAATCAAATTAGATTCATAAACTTTTTGTAAAACATTGAGATTTTGATCCAAGGCTGAGTTGAAGTAGATCAAACTTTTCTGCATATCCATTAGTTCAAAAAGCTGTTTGTTTTCGGTCGATAATTGAAGCTCACTTTCCAATCGATCCGTCTCAATGCGAATTGATTTTAAGTGATAGTTAAATAAGTCAGAGAAGAGCCAAGCTAGCTGAGTTGTTATCTTTTCTGTTTCATTTGTAAGGTTAGAGTTAAGACGTTGGCCATGCTCGATATGTGGTAGAAAATCTAAGTCTTCTTTACAACTTGTAATCAGGATATCGGGTGTAACGATCATACTAAATGGTAAAGCTTGGATTTGTCTAAAGCCGCTAGGGCTTAGAGTTTGGTGTGGATATTGTAGTAATAATAAAAGAGGTGTTACTAATTCACTTTGTTTAGGCGTTTCATAACGAGAGATTTCTTGATTGTCTAGAACAGCAGTGAGATAATCTTGTGGAAAATTATAGTGCTGAGAAAGTCTCGTAATCTCGCTACTAGTTGGGTTTTCTACATGTAACCAGGTTGCTTGATCGACAGTTGCAACTTCAGTTATTTGGTTGTCGGGCGTTAGGGTCAAATATTGAATCATGGGTTGGAAGTCCTTTCATTTGAAAAATGTCTGTTACCGTAAAGTTTACACAAAGATTCATTTAGTCGCAACTTTTAACTTGAAAAGCTGTTGAAATTTAGTATAATCTAAAAAGTAATTGTGATATGCTAGAACTAGAAAATTTATCAAAGATCCACCAAACTAATTTGTGCCTCCCAGCGTCTTATTGTCAATGGGGTGTGTTGACAAGTGATAAGGTTGGACTGGTATTTTAAGTAAGGAGGATGACACGTGAAGTTGATATCAATTATGTTAGTGCTATGGTATATTTTTCCAATTGTTTTATTGACAGCGTGCAACTTTATTGTTCAAACTGTTCCATTTTTTAAACGTCACAGTATTATTGCAACTGATTTAGCAACTCCATTTTTATTAATGAGTATTCATGTGATTTCAGTAGATACCTACCAAAAATCAGCTGTACCCTATGTAATCATCATAATATTATTGATGGGTGTGGGTGTATCATTAAGTCATGCTTATTATTATGGAGATATCCAATATGAACGTTTTTTTAAAACTTTTTGGCGTATTATATTTTTAGTCATGCTTTTGGCCCATTTAATCTTAATTATCTTAAGTGTTTTTAGTTACCTATAATTTAAAAAAACAATTTTTTCTATAATGAAAAAGTTGTTTTTTTTTTGTCAATCTTTTTGTTAAAAAAATCATAAGGACTGTGGTAGAAAGTGGGTGAATGTGGTAGACTTAAAGTACTATGTGGGTAGAAGGAGCACTTGTCGATGTTAATGGGAGAATATAGACATAATATCGACTCAAAGGGTCGTTTAATTGTGCCTTCAAAATTCCGCGAAGAGTTAGGAAATAAGTTTGTTGTGACTCGTGGAATGGATGGTTGTTTGTTTGGCTACCACTTAAATGAATGGAAAAAACTAGAAGAAAAATTAAAAGAGATGCCGTTAGCTAAGAAAGAGGCCAGGACATTTGTCCGTTTTTTTTATTCCGCCGCTACTGAGTGTGAATTAGATAAACAAGGTCGAATTAACATCCCAAGTACACTACGAAATCACGCCTCTTTATTAAAAGAATGTGTCGTGATTGGTGTTTCAGACAGGATTGAGATTTGGAGTCAAGATAGATGGCAGGAGTATTCACTTACTGCTGAAGAAAATTTTGATGAATTAGCTGAAACAATGGTAGATTTTGGTTTTTAGACTAGAATGAGAGGATATATCGAGATGACTGAAGAATTTCGTCATACTACAGTATTATTAAAAGAAACAGTTGATAAATTAAATATAAAACCTAATGGGGTCTATGTTGATTGCACATTAGGTGGTGCAGGACATAGTGAATACCTACTATCACAATTGAATGAGGAAGGTCATCTTTATGCTTTTGATCAAGACCAGGTGGCTATTGACCATGCGAGAGTGAAACTTGCTTCGTATGTTGAAAAAGGAATGGTAACGTTTATCAAATCTAATTTTAGATATTTAAAATCTGAATTAGAAGCCATTGGCATTTATCAAGTTGATGGGATACTCTATGATTTAGGCGTGTCATCGCCCCAATTAGACGAGGCGGAACGTGGTTTTAGTTATCATCAAGATGCACCTTTAGATATGAGAATGGACCAAGAGGCAAGTTTTTCAGCTCGTGACTTAGTAAATGAGTACGAGTATCATGAGTTAGTTAAGATATTTTTCCGTTATGGAGAGGAAAAATTTTCTAAGCAAGTGGCTCGTGCGATTGAGAGACAGCGCGAAGTTCAGCCGATTGAAACGACAAGTGAGTTGGTAGAAATTATCAAATCCGCGATTCCAGCCCCAGCTCGTCGAAAAGGTGGACATCCAGCGAAACGTGTCTTCCAAGCAATTAGAATTGCTGTTAACGATGAGTTGGCAGTAGTGGAGGAGTCCTTAGAACAAGCGATAGACCTTTTGATACCTGGAGGCAGAATTAGCGTAATTACCTTCCATTCTCTAGAGGATCGTATTGTTAAAGTGATTTTTAAAGAGCTTAGTCAGCCTAAGGACACACCACCCGGTTTGCCAGTTATACCAGATGAGTTTAAACCGATATTAAGTTTAGTAAATCGCAAACCTATTCTACCAAGTGAAGAAGAGTTAATTGAAAATAATCGAGCACGTAGTTCTAAATTACGAGTAGCTGAAAAAAACCAATTAACTGGGGGAGGGATGAGTGATGCCTGAGTTAAAAAAGTATGATACATCTCAACTTGACAGAGATCAGTCACTGCCAAAAGAGAAAGTAGCCCCTAAGGTGATCGAGTTTCCCCATACTAAATTAAAGAGCATTTCTAAGTTAGAAAAAAACATTATGCTAGTTAGCGTGGGTATTTTCATTTTACTAGCAATCATGACGGTTAAATTGACAGTTGAAACCTCTCAATTAGTTGAGGAGATTTCGGTTATCCAAGTAGGTGTTAATGACAAGTTGGATAAAGTTAATAAGTTAGATCAAGAAAGAAGTGAGTTGTCACGTGCCTCACGCTTAAAAGGTTTAGCCGAAACAGCGGGCATGGAAGTAAATGATGACAATGTAAGGAATGTTGAAAAATGATTAAGAAGTTAATAGAATTATGTAAAAATAAAACATTGAGTCCTAAAGAAAATCGCAGACTAACGGGTGTAGTATTCTTTGGGACTGCGGTTTTAGTTTTTTCTATTTTTATTTTTCGCTTTATATATATTGTAGGAGTAGGTAAAGTGGGGGAAACCTCACTGGGTACTCAAACGCAGGAAATATATCAGGGCAGTAGCGTAGTTCAAGCAAAGCGGGGAACGATCTATGATCGTAACGGACTCGTGATAGCTGAGGACGCTACTTCTTATTCTTTATATGCCATTTTAGATAAAAATTATCTCGGTATAATGGATCCTGACACAAAAGAGCGTGAAAAACTTTATGTTGAACCTAAAAATAAAAAGTCAATTGCTAAAATTTTAAGTAAGTATACCGATTTAGAAGAAAAAGATATTTTAGAACGTTTGAAACCTAAGAAGAATAAACAGGGGAATCTCATTACTCAAGTTGAATTCAAAGGGCGTAATATTTCATTAGAAACAAAAAATAAAATTGAAAAAGCCTTTGAAAAAAAAGATATTAAAGGTATCTATTTCACAGAACATCCGGCAAGATTATATCCAAATGGGGTCTTTTCTCCCTATTTAATAGGGTATGCTAACTTGGCAGATAAAGAAGATGAGTCCAAAGGTCTTACAGGACAAATGGGAATAGAGTATGCTTTTAATAAGGAATTAAAAGGTCAAAATGGTAAGATACGTTATCAAAAAGATCGTCAGCAAAATCCTTTGCCAGGGAGCGTTATAGTTGAAAAAGAAGCAGTTGATGGTAAAGATATTTATACAACCTTAGATAGTGGGTTACAGTCTCGTTTGGAAGACCTGATGACAGAAACCTATGACACTTACGGTCCAGAAGATATTACAGCCACCTTAATGGAGGCTAAAACTGGTAAAATTTTAGCAGCCTCTCAGCGACCAGGGTTTAATCCAGAAACTTTAGAGGGTTTGGTTGATGTAGACACACCACAATGGCAGAATTTATTAGTTGAGATGCCGTTTGAACCAGGTTCTACAATGAAGCCTTTTACAGTGGCTGCTGCGATTGAACTAGGTGTGTTTAATGAAAATGCAACGTTTGAAACAGGTGGGATTAGAGTAGGAGATGCTCTTATTAATGACCATATGCCAGAAGGTATTGGGACCATCACTTATCGCCAAGCCCTTGCTTGGTCAAGTAACGTCGGAATGGTTCATTTGCAACAAGCAATGGATATGCGTTGGCTGGATTATATTAAACAATTTGGTTTTGTCAAAACAACCAATTCTGGTTTAAGAGGAGAAAACGTAGGAACACTCCAGGATGAAACAACAGTTGATAGAGCGATGTCAGCTTATGGACAAGCTATTTCAGTCACACCATTTCAAATGCTACAAGCTTACACAGCCATTACCAACGAAGGAGAAATGATTAAACCACGCTTCATTGACAAAGTAGTTGATACTGATGGTAAGGCTAAGCGTCAAAAAAAAGAAATAGTAGGGAAACCAATCAAGAAAGATACGGCCAACAAGGTTCTAGAAATGATGATAGATATTACTGAAGATGAGCGATACGGAACAGGTAAAAATTTCTATAAAATTGATGGTTATCATGTAGCAGCTAAAACTGGTACGGCTCAAATTTTTGATAATAATACAGGTAGTTATTTAGAAAATCAGTACCTGTACTCTGTCGTACAAGTTGCGCCAGCAGAAGATCCTGAATACATTATGTACGTGACTTTACGTCGCCCACCAGTAGGGGTACAGGCTGAAGAATTAATTAGCAACATTTCTAACCCCTTGTTGAAACGGGCTTTAGATTTTGATGCTAAAAATCAAAAAAAATCGGCCGCTCAAGATCGTAAAGATGAAGAGGCACAAGAGATTGCTGAAGCGAAGGCGCGTGAAGCAAAAAAACAAAGTGATAAATAGGTAGTAACTATAGGTAATAAATAAGTATAATATATAGGAGATTATGATAATGGAATGGACGAAAGTATTTTTACCGATTGCACTTAGTTTTGCAATTACAGTATCATTGATGCCGTTATTCATTGGTTATTTCCAAATGAAAAAACACGGACAATCAATTAGAGAAGATGGCCCAACTTGGCACAATAACAAAGCAGGAACACCAACGATGGGAGGTACTGTTTTCTTAGTTGGGACAGTTCTAACCTCACTTATTTTTGGTGTTTGGCAAAAACAAATGACCGCATCGTTAGCGATTATTTTGTTTATCTTAGTGTTGTATGGGATGTTAGGATTTTTAGATGATTTTATCAAAATCTTCAAAAAACGTAACATGGGTTTGAATTCTAAACAAAAATTAATTGGACAAATTGTGGGAGGTCTGGTATTTTATGCGGTTTACCGTATGCAAGGATTTCCAAACTCAATCATGATTCCTGGATTCGGAGATATTAATCTAGGTATCTTGTATGGTTTGTTTTTATTAATCTGGTTAGTTGGTTTTTCTAATGCAGTTAATTTAACAGATGGGTTAGATGGATTAGTTGCAGGTTTGGGCATGATTTCATTTGGAACATATGCTATTATTGCATGGAATCAAAAACAATATGATGTCTTATTAGTTTGTTTAGCAACATTTGGCGGCTTATTAGGTTTCTTTTTATTCAATAAAAAACCAGCCAAAATTTTCATGGGAGATGTTGGTTCCCTAGCTTTAGGTGGCATGTTAGCAGCAATCTCAATTTTACTACATCAAGAATGGACATTATTGTTAATTGGTTTAGTTTATATTATTGAAACATTAAGTGTCATGATGCAAGTAACATCATTTAAACTAACTGGGAAACGCATATTTAAGATGAGTCCCATTCACCATCATTTTGAAATGTCAGGTTGGTCAGAGTGGAAAATTGATATTGTTTTTTGGATAATAGGATTATTGATGTCAGTAATTACTTTAATGATTTTATATTAATTAAGGAGAATTTATAGGATGAAAAAAGTGGCGATGTATGAAAACGAAAAGATTTTAGTGTTAGGATTAGCAAGAAGTGGCATGAGCGCAGCACGTTTATTGCACCAATTGGGAGCTCTAGTAACAGTTAATGATGGAAAAGACTTTGATGAAAATCCAGAAGCACAGGAGTTACTATCTATGGGGATTCGCGTCGTCGCTGGAGGTCATCCAGTTGAATTGTTAGATGAGGAGTTTACCTTGGTTGTTAAAAACCCAGGAATTCCTTATTCTAATCCTATTCTCGAAAAAGCAATTGAAAAAAATATTCCGATTATCACGGAAGTAGAGTTGGCCTATCAAATAGCGGAGGCGACAATTGTTGGTATTACAGGAACAAATGGCAAAACAACGACAACGACAATGATTGGTGACATTTTAACAGCTGGTTTAGAAAAAGGGACAGCATTACTAGCAGGAAACATTGGTGCACCAGCAAGTACGATTGCTCAAAATGCTCAAGCAGAAGATGTTTTAGTAACAGAATTATCTAGTTTTCAATTGATGGGAGTTAGAGCGTTTAAACCACATATTGGTGTTATTACAAATATCTATGAAGCTCATTTAGATTATCATAGTTCACGAGACGAATACGTCAATGCCAAGTGGGCTATGCAACAAAACATGACGAAAGAAGATATTTTAATAGTAAACGGTAATCAACCAGAGTTAAAAGAGTTAGCTAGAACAACAAAAGCTCAAGTTCTTTACTTTTCAACTAGTCAAGAAGAAAGTGCGAGTGCTTACGTAGCAGAGGATACTATTTATTATTTAGGTGACAAGATTATGACTACTACTGAACTGGGAGTGCCGGGTGAGCATAATATCGAAAATGCCCTAGCTGCTATTTTGGTAGCAAAACAGTTTAACATATCTAATGAGACTATAAAAACGGCCTTGCAACATTTTGGCGGTGTTGAACATCGCACAGAGTTCGTTACAGAGATTGAAGGTTGTAAGTATTATAATGACTCGAAAGCGACTAATATTTTGGCAACTGAAAAAGCTTTAAGTGGTTTTGATAATTCTAAAACTATTTTATTAGCGGGTGGGTTAGACCGAGGCAATGATTTTGATGAATTAGTCCCAAGTATTAAAGGTTTAAAAGGAATCGTGCTATATGGCGAAAGCAAATATAAATTAAAAGAAGCGGCAGATGTTTCTAACATCACTAATATTAAGGTAGTTAATACCTTAGAAGAAGCAGTTTCTGAAGCTGTTCCAATGAGTACTAAAGGAGATGCAATTTTATTATCACCTGCTTGTGCAAGTTGGGACCAATATAAAAACTTTGAAATACGTGGTAATGTATTTAAAGAAGAAGTCAAAAAAATAAAAGGTAAGAGTGAGTAATGACTATGAGAGTATTAGTATCAGGTGGTGGTACAGGGGGACATATCTACCCGGCTGTATCTTTAGTTAAACATTTAAGAGAGCAACATCCGACTGCTGAATTTTTATATGTAGGAACAGAGCGTGGCTTGGAAAGTAAAATTGTTCCCGAAGCGAATATTCCATTTAAAACGATTGAAATTCAAGGTTTTCGTCGATCATTGTCTTTAGAAAATTTTAAAACTGTTTATTTATTTCTAAAAAGTGTTCGTGATTCGAAAAAAATTATTAAAGAGTTTAAGCCAGATGTCGTATTAGGAACTGGTGGCTATGTTTCGGCAGCTGTTGTTTACAGTGCACATAAACAAGGGGTTCCAACAGTTATCCATGAACAAAATAGCGTACCTGGCGTTACAAATAAATTTTTAGCTAAGTATGTGGATAAAATTGCTATTTGTTTTCCAGAAGCAGCTGAGTATTTTCCAAGTCAAAAAGTTGAAATAACAGGAAATCCACGTGCTCAAGAAGTAGCAACTGTTGAGAAATCAGATATTTTAAAAACATATGGGTTAGATCCAGTAAAAACAACGGCTTTAATTTTTGGCGGGAGCCAAGGCGCTTTAAAATTGAGTAGTGCGATGAAAGATAGTTTGGCAGAATTAGCTTCTCGTGATTATCAAATTCTTTTTGCAACAGGTGAGCGTTATTATGAAGAGATTGCTAATGAATTAAAAACTAATTTCTCTGATTGCCAAAATATAGCCTTACAACCTTATATTAGTAATATGGAAGACGTTCTGAAAAATGTCGATTTGGTAGTGAGTCGAGCAGGGGCAACAACCATTGCGGAGTTGACAGCATTAGGTTTGCCTTCTATCTTAATCCCAAGTCCTAATGTGACAAATGATCATCAAACTAAAAATGCGATGAGTCTAGTTAATGTAGGGGCTGCTAGTTTATTAAAAGACTGTGATTTAGATGGCACTCATCTAGTAGCGGCTTTAGATAACATATTATTAGATAAGGCAAGCTTAGCTGTGATGTCAGAAGCATCACGCCAACAAGGAATACCTGATGCTACGGATAGATTATTGACAGTAGTTTCAACCATTATGTCTTAGTATTAGGAGGTGGGGATGAAAATGTCGCAAGATGATAATAAGAAAGACACAACCCCAAAAGATGACACAATAGAAAAGCCACTAACACCGTGGCAAAAAGAGAATAAAAAATATTTAGGTTTGTTAGATGAAAATGGTGAAAGTACAGAGGACTCAAATCAAGTCGACTCAAGTCAAGAAGATGAGCTTGATGAAACAGCAGAGAAAACCTCTTTGAAAAAAACAGCTTTTTTTACTCGAGATAAAGATGCTATCAAAGAGTTACCTAAATCGATCTCATATGCAGATAAGTTACCTCGTATGAAAGAAAATCGAAAAAAAAGACTAACCAAACGTTTGATAGCTATTCTGAGTTTTTTTGGTATTACAGCAGCAGGGATGATTTATTATGTATCACCTCTTAGTAAACTAAATAAAGTAGAAGTAGTTGGCAATGATAAAGTGTCTAATGAGCGAGTAGCTGAAGCTATTAAAGTAACTAAAGATGATCATATTTGGGCAGTTTATTCCGATAAAACACTGCCTAATTCAATCAAAAAAAATAACCCACAAATTCATCAAGCTAAGATTAAGTTAAGTGGAATTAATAATTTGAAAGTTATTGTAAAAGAATATAAAGAAGTAGCCTATCAAAGGGTAGATAATCAACTTTTTCCAGTATTAGAAAATGGCGATATCATTCAAGAAAGAGAAGTTAATCCAAATAATAGTTTTCCAATTTTGATTGACTTTAAAAAAGGAAAGAGTTTAGATAGTTTTGTCAAAAATTATCATAAGATTGATAAAAAGGTCAATGATATGATTAAAGAGATACATGCGACACCTTCAAAGAGTAATCCATATCTGATGACATTATACATGAAAGATGGCAATGAAGTTTTAGCCTCTACAAAGGATTATTTTCAAAAGTTAAATTATTACCCACAAATTTCTGCCGAAATGGAAGAAAAAGGAGTAATTGATATGGAAGCGGGGGTTTTTTCAAGAAGTTTCGAATCAATTGAACGTGAAAAAGTTGAAAAAATAATTTCTGATAAAAGCACTGATGACACAGCTAAAACAGATGACTCACTGGCTAGTGATGACCTATCCCTAGAGGAAAGTGACACTAAAAAAGATCAAAATATGACCGAAGACAAAACAGAAATTCCCGGTGTTATTCGTAAAAAAGAACCTAAAGAAGAATCTAAGGAAGAAACTATTGAAGAAGGTGACTTACCAACAGAGGAACAAGGTGAAATTCTTCCTCCGGAGAATAATGATGATCAGGAAATGCCTGCACCTCAGGAATGGCAACCTGAAGAATTTTAAAAGTTTGTATAATAAAAGAATTAATAATGTTAAAAAAGGGGTCATACTTGCAAAAGAGTGATAGCTTGATTAATATTAAGGACAGAATGTAAAAAATATCCAAAAAGTGAGTAATTCTAATTTATTGTTCTTTGGTAACAGGATTTTTTATGGTAGAATTATATGAAGATGATTTATTTTTATTCAATTAATAAAATAGGATCAAATAAAAATGGATATAAACTGGAAGTAAATTTAGGAGGGACGACCTTTCATGGCAAAAACAGGTATTTATGTTGGCCTAGATATTGGGACCACATCGGTTAAAGTTGTTGTTGCAGAGTATATTGAAGGGCAACTTAATATTATAGGTGTCGGCAATGCGAAATCAGAAGGATTAAGCAGAGGCATTATTATTGATATTGACAAAGCAGCGAATTCAATTAAACGTGCAATAAATCAAGCAGAAGAAAAATCAGGAATCAACATTCGTTCAGTAAATGTTGGTCTTCCAGCTAACTTATTAGAAGTGGCAGAGTGCGAAGGCATGATTGCAGTGAATACTGAAGCAAAAGAAATCACAGATAAAGATGTTTATAATGTTGCTGCAGCAGCGGTTGTCCGTGCTACGCCACCAGAACGTCAAGTCATATCACTTATTCCTAAAGAGTTTAAGGTTGATGGTTTTGAAGGAATTCAAGACCCTCGTGGAATGATTGGTGTTCGTTTAGACATGTCAGGTCTTGTTTATACAGGTCCCAAAACAATTGTTCATAATATCTGTAAATGTGTGGAAAAAGCTGGTTTACAATTGGATAAATTAGTCATTACACCATTAGCGTTGTCAGAGTCTATTTTATCTGAAGGTGAAAAAGATTTTGGTACAACTGTAATAGATATGGGGGGCGGCCAAACTACTACCTCAGTGATGTTTGAAAGTGATATGCGTTTCACACATGTTGAGCAAGAAGGTGGCGAATTCATTACGAAAGACATCTCGGTTGTTTTAAATACTTCTTTAAATAATGCGGAGTTTTTCAAAGTTAATTACGGGGATGCCTATCCTGCAAATACTTCAGAAGAAGAAGAGTTTCCAGTTGAAGTAGTGGGACAAGATGAGCCGGTAAAAGTTGATGAGCGCTACTTATCAGAAATCATTGAAGCACGTATGGAACAAATTTTTAATAAAGCTAAAAAAGCATTGGCACCAACTGATGCCTTAAATTTACCTGGTGGGATTATCTTAACAGGTGGAAATGCTAGCTTACCAGGTGTGATTGAGTTAGCTAGTGAAGT is a window of Vagococcus intermedius DNA encoding:
- the recN gene encoding DNA repair protein RecN; translated protein: MLQELAIENFAIISSLQVSFGEGMTTLTGETGAGKSIIIDAVGLLMGGRGSTDYIRQGATKCLLEGQFIVGKANKLPLLLEELSIDLTDGTVIISREINQSGKNVCRVNGRLVNTTVLREIGTYLVDIHGQNEHQELMQADHHLNLLDQYASDQLPNLKETYKQIYQSYKKTLKRVKNKQTNEKEFAQRLDMLTFQSQEIESADLRIGEESELKEERQRLANYHKVMAALNNTYDALSGGETSSLDGVGFAMNEMMDIENLATEYSDISETIKNSYYQLQEVANEALRCVDALEVDEGRLDEIETRLDVIRQLKRKYGESEEQILSYWQEINEELLASTQFEQQNEQLEKELATLETALIKAADELSLERKKVARKLEEAILKELAELYLEKTLFEVRFFESDNPIYQESGQDSVEFYITTNPGEPLKPLVKVASGGELSRVMLALKTIFSQLHGMTSIVFDEVDTGVSGRVAQAIANKIHQISQRSQVLCITHLPQVAAVADTQYYIEKNIVGERTETSLYLLTHDERVLEVGRMLAGDEITPLTIEHAKELLALAKK
- a CDS encoding DUF4044 domain-containing protein, yielding MYDKKPSTFSKITKVVVWVMLISIIGSAVIGGVMMLF
- a CDS encoding magnesium transporter CorA family protein produces the protein MIQYLTLTPDNQITEVATVDQATWLHVENPTSSEITRLSQHYNFPQDYLTAVLDNQEISRYETPKQSELVTPLLLLLQYPHQTLSPSGFRQIQALPFSMIVTPDILITSCKEDLDFLPHIEHGQRLNSNLTNETEKITTQLAWLFSDLFNYHLKSIRIETDRLESELQLSTENKQLFELMDMQKSLIYFNSALDQNLNVLQKVYESNLIMTSKDSLTVVFDIIIETKQALASVKIQTELLAQLGNIFSAIVSNNMNIVMKVLTVITIILTIPTIIGGIYGMNVALPFSNDQHAFWWLLLAIGLLSLFTVWILKKKKFF
- a CDS encoding DUF3397 domain-containing protein, which produces MKLISIMLVLWYIFPIVLLTACNFIVQTVPFFKRHSIIATDLATPFLLMSIHVISVDTYQKSAVPYVIIIILLMGVGVSLSHAYYYGDIQYERFFKTFWRIIFLVMLLAHLILIILSVFSYL
- the mraZ gene encoding division/cell wall cluster transcriptional repressor MraZ: MLMGEYRHNIDSKGRLIVPSKFREELGNKFVVTRGMDGCLFGYHLNEWKKLEEKLKEMPLAKKEARTFVRFFYSAATECELDKQGRINIPSTLRNHASLLKECVVIGVSDRIEIWSQDRWQEYSLTAEENFDELAETMVDFGF
- the rsmH gene encoding 16S rRNA (cytosine(1402)-N(4))-methyltransferase RsmH, with the protein product MTEEFRHTTVLLKETVDKLNIKPNGVYVDCTLGGAGHSEYLLSQLNEEGHLYAFDQDQVAIDHARVKLASYVEKGMVTFIKSNFRYLKSELEAIGIYQVDGILYDLGVSSPQLDEAERGFSYHQDAPLDMRMDQEASFSARDLVNEYEYHELVKIFFRYGEEKFSKQVARAIERQREVQPIETTSELVEIIKSAIPAPARRKGGHPAKRVFQAIRIAVNDELAVVEESLEQAIDLLIPGGRISVITFHSLEDRIVKVIFKELSQPKDTPPGLPVIPDEFKPILSLVNRKPILPSEEELIENNRARSSKLRVAEKNQLTGGGMSDA
- the ftsL gene encoding cell division protein FtsL; translated protein: MPELKKYDTSQLDRDQSLPKEKVAPKVIEFPHTKLKSISKLEKNIMLVSVGIFILLAIMTVKLTVETSQLVEEISVIQVGVNDKLDKVNKLDQERSELSRASRLKGLAETAGMEVNDDNVRNVEK